A window of the Gemmatirosa kalamazoonensis genome harbors these coding sequences:
- a CDS encoding redoxin domain-containing protein yields the protein MATAATSTQAAVPTVGQPAPDFTLASTSGEKVTLSSLRGHNVLVAFFPLAFTSTCTAEMCAITDDYDAFAAHDVVVLPISVDSTASLKEYKTKYALKTDFLSDFRRDASRAYGVLNEERFYSNRAYFLVDRDGIVRWAHVEEMNGNRRENAEILAEIAKLP from the coding sequence ATGGCGACCGCCGCCACTTCCACGCAGGCCGCCGTGCCCACGGTCGGCCAGCCCGCGCCCGACTTCACGCTCGCCAGCACGAGCGGCGAGAAGGTCACGCTGTCGTCGCTCCGCGGCCACAACGTGCTCGTCGCGTTCTTCCCGCTCGCGTTCACGAGCACGTGCACCGCGGAGATGTGCGCCATCACCGACGACTACGATGCGTTCGCGGCGCACGACGTCGTCGTGCTGCCGATCTCCGTCGACTCGACCGCGAGCCTCAAGGAGTACAAGACGAAGTACGCGCTGAAGACCGACTTCCTGAGCGACTTCCGGCGCGACGCGTCGCGCGCGTACGGCGTGTTGAACGAGGAGCGGTTCTACTCCAACCGCGCCTATTTCCTGGTCGACCGCGACGGCATCGTGCGGTGGGCGCACGTCGAGGAGATGAACGGCAACCGCCGCGAGAACGCGGAGATCCTCGCCGAGATCGCGAAGCTCCCCTGA
- the trxA gene encoding thioredoxin, which yields MGTTSTGQPAAEPAAAKLTVRCTFCQTWNRVDARRAADRPKCGNCAKPILLDRPLPLDDETFTRTVEASGVPVLVDFYADWCGPCKVMAPHVDELASRYQGRALVAKLNTDRAPVTAERFQIRGIPTTIVFKDGRSVAQLTGAVRLPELESLLARAGVATGAAP from the coding sequence ATGGGCACGACCTCGACGGGGCAGCCGGCCGCGGAGCCGGCGGCGGCGAAGCTGACGGTGCGCTGCACGTTCTGCCAGACGTGGAATCGCGTGGACGCGCGTCGCGCGGCCGACCGCCCGAAGTGCGGCAACTGCGCGAAGCCGATCCTGCTCGACCGCCCGCTGCCGCTCGACGACGAGACGTTCACGCGCACCGTCGAGGCAAGCGGGGTGCCGGTGCTCGTCGACTTCTACGCCGACTGGTGCGGCCCGTGTAAGGTGATGGCCCCGCACGTCGACGAGCTGGCGTCGCGCTACCAGGGGCGCGCGCTCGTCGCGAAGCTCAACACCGACCGCGCGCCGGTCACGGCCGAGCGGTTCCAGATACGCGGCATCCCGACGACCATCGTCTTCAAGGATGGCCGCTCGGTGGCGCAGCTCACCGGCGCCGTGCGGCTGCCGGAGCTGGAGTCGCTGCTCGCGCGCGCGGGCGTCGCGACCGGCGCCGCGCCGTGA
- a CDS encoding c-type cytochrome: MSANRRLLLALPLVLTLGACDWFTEFKSQPRIEPWEPMSQRDDDTTHAPRGQPRFAVPVTGAYAPSYAISYSQMPATMDSLGALANPTPPSPASLANGRKYYTINCAVCHGFEGKGNGTAVKYGMAGIDLTGAMTQARTDGYIFGMIRNGRGLMPTYNRIEEMERWDVVNYVRALQGKVPNATGGTAPYGVPGQNGTTVPGPSHTAPTRPAPMWRTTMTTAPAAPGAAPVQGAPTDSTRPAAPAPATTRTPDSAQTKRGTP, encoded by the coding sequence GTGAGCGCTAATCGCCGACTCCTCCTCGCGCTGCCGCTCGTGCTCACGCTCGGTGCGTGCGACTGGTTCACCGAGTTCAAGAGCCAGCCGCGCATCGAGCCGTGGGAGCCCATGTCGCAGCGCGACGACGACACGACGCACGCGCCGCGCGGCCAGCCGCGCTTCGCCGTCCCGGTCACCGGCGCGTACGCGCCGAGCTACGCGATCAGCTACTCGCAGATGCCGGCGACGATGGACTCGCTCGGTGCGCTCGCGAACCCCACGCCGCCGTCGCCTGCATCGCTCGCGAACGGACGCAAGTACTACACGATCAACTGCGCCGTCTGCCACGGCTTCGAGGGGAAGGGGAACGGCACCGCCGTGAAGTACGGCATGGCCGGCATCGACCTCACGGGCGCGATGACGCAGGCGCGCACCGACGGCTACATCTTCGGCATGATCCGGAACGGACGCGGCCTCATGCCGACGTACAACCGGATCGAGGAGATGGAGCGGTGGGACGTCGTGAATTATGTCCGCGCGCTGCAGGGAAAGGTGCCTAACGCCACTGGCGGCACCGCGCCCTACGGCGTGCCCGGGCAGAACGGGACCACGGTCCCCGGCCCGAGTCACACCGCGCCGACGCGCCCCGCGCCGATGTGGCGCACGACCATGACGACGGCGCCCGCGGCCCCCGGTGCGGCGCCGGTGCAGGGTGCGCCGACCGACAGCACGCGGCCGGCCGCCCCCGCGCCCGCGACCACTCGGACGCCCGACAGCGCCCAGACGAAGAGAGGCACGCCGTGA
- a CDS encoding DUF3341 domain-containing protein: MQGVIGAFRELDAAVHAVEELKKSRHGDVTVFMPTPRHELEEALHAEPSIVRRFTLVGGLLGASFGYWVAIWTSEYWPLVTGGKAVGSWIPYTIICFELMVLIGGLSTVFGMFYVSRIPRLTLTVGYDPRFSHGDFGVWVECAPDRIQPVEDIMRRNGAVEVRGER, from the coding sequence ATGCAAGGGGTCATCGGAGCGTTCCGCGAGCTCGACGCCGCGGTGCACGCGGTGGAGGAGCTTAAGAAGTCCCGCCACGGCGACGTCACGGTGTTCATGCCGACGCCGCGCCACGAGCTCGAGGAGGCGCTGCACGCCGAGCCGAGCATCGTGCGCCGCTTCACGCTCGTCGGCGGTCTGCTCGGCGCGTCGTTCGGCTACTGGGTCGCGATCTGGACGTCGGAGTACTGGCCGCTCGTCACGGGCGGCAAGGCGGTCGGCTCGTGGATCCCGTACACCATCATCTGCTTCGAGCTGATGGTGCTCATCGGGGGCCTGTCGACGGTCTTCGGCATGTTCTACGTGTCGCGCATCCCGCGCCTCACGCTCACCGTCGGCTACGACCCGCGCTTCAGCCATGGCGACTTCGGCGTCTGGGTGGAGTGCGCGCCCGATCGCATCCAGCCCGTCGAGGACATCATGCGCCGCAACGGGGCCGTGGAGGTGCGCGGTGAGCGCTAA
- the nrfD gene encoding NrfD/PsrC family molybdoenzyme membrane anchor subunit, which yields MASYSQPLPPAGTPERRIVPNVATADVQLPAIRDYEQVDNEIIRTMSPTAGWFGALGVAILCMLIGASAWAYQIYWGLGQAGYEPPNMWGVYIITFVFWVGIGHAGTLISAILYLFRAGFRTTIYRVSEAMTVFAVMTAGLFPIIHIGRPWKFYWLIPYPNWRLIWPNFKSPLVWDVFAISTYLTISTTFLYVGLIPDIAVLRDRETNPVRKRIFSVLSLGWRNSDREWRHFARAYLFLAAFSTPLVLSVHSVVSFDFAMALTPGWHATIFPPYFVAGAIFSGFAMVWTIVIPIRKWFNLKHVVTLNQLDATAKVVLMVSMIVGCAYLTEFFIAWYSGNRAEQEYFYNRVFGQWWWSAWILLLCNMVFPMSLWSQKLRRNTTWLFILSLFINLGMWYERFVIVVPSLTHEFEPWQWSNYMPSWVDMCFLLGSFGWFFMWFLLFCKQLPVFALAEIKEIVPPKLRERHPHEDHIDVTGHHQPYEPDVPGEFA from the coding sequence ATGGCCTCTTACAGCCAGCCGCTGCCGCCCGCGGGCACGCCCGAGCGCCGCATCGTGCCGAACGTCGCGACCGCCGACGTGCAGCTCCCGGCGATTCGCGACTACGAGCAGGTCGACAACGAGATCATCCGCACGATGTCCCCGACCGCCGGCTGGTTCGGCGCGTTGGGCGTCGCGATCCTCTGCATGCTGATCGGCGCGTCCGCCTGGGCCTACCAGATCTACTGGGGGCTCGGTCAGGCCGGATACGAGCCGCCCAACATGTGGGGCGTCTACATCATCACGTTCGTCTTCTGGGTCGGCATCGGCCACGCGGGGACGCTGATCTCCGCCATTCTGTATCTCTTCCGCGCCGGCTTCCGCACGACGATCTACCGCGTGTCGGAGGCGATGACCGTGTTCGCGGTCATGACGGCCGGGCTCTTCCCGATCATCCACATCGGGCGCCCGTGGAAGTTCTACTGGCTGATCCCGTACCCGAACTGGCGCCTCATCTGGCCCAACTTCAAGTCGCCGCTCGTCTGGGACGTTTTCGCGATCTCGACCTACCTCACGATCTCGACGACGTTCCTGTACGTCGGGCTGATCCCCGACATCGCGGTGCTGCGCGACCGCGAGACGAACCCGGTGCGCAAGCGGATCTTCTCGGTCCTCTCGCTGGGCTGGCGCAACTCGGACCGCGAGTGGCGGCACTTCGCGCGCGCGTATCTCTTCCTCGCCGCGTTCAGCACGCCCCTCGTGCTCTCCGTGCACTCCGTCGTGTCGTTCGACTTCGCGATGGCGCTCACGCCCGGATGGCACGCGACGATCTTCCCGCCCTACTTCGTGGCCGGCGCCATCTTCTCCGGCTTCGCGATGGTGTGGACGATCGTCATCCCGATCCGGAAGTGGTTCAACCTCAAGCACGTCGTCACGCTGAACCAGCTCGACGCCACGGCGAAGGTCGTGCTGATGGTGTCGATGATCGTCGGCTGCGCGTACCTCACCGAGTTCTTCATCGCCTGGTACAGCGGCAACCGCGCGGAGCAGGAGTACTTCTACAACCGCGTGTTCGGGCAGTGGTGGTGGAGCGCGTGGATCCTGCTGCTGTGCAACATGGTGTTCCCCATGTCGCTGTGGTCGCAGAAGCTGCGGCGGAACACCACGTGGCTGTTCATCCTCAGCCTGTTCATCAACCTCGGGATGTGGTACGAGCGCTTCGTGATCGTGGTGCCGTCGCTCACTCACGAGTTCGAGCCCTGGCAGTGGAGCAACTACATGCCGAGCTGGGTCGACATGTGCTTCCTGCTCGGCTCGTTCGGATGGTTCTTCATGTGGTTCCTGCTGTTCTGCAAGCAGCTGCCGGTGTTCGCGCTGGCCGAGATCAAGGAGATCGTGCCGCCGAAGCTGCGCGAGCGGCACCCGCATGAGGACCACATCGACGTCACCGGGCACCACCAGCCCTACGAGCCGGACGTGCCGGGGGAGTTCGCCTGA
- a CDS encoding molybdopterin-dependent oxidoreductase has product MSTETGSGGVKRRDFLKIVGATGAATAVVGCTSEKVGKLIPYVVSPDETVPGVSNYFATVCRECGGPCGVLAEVRDGRVIKLEGNPNHPGNRGALTARCQSAVQGLYNPDRYRAPLKRVGGRLQATTWADALGILAQRLGQVRSQGTAGTAVFINQHELGSFPAFLDQWLAGYGMPAHLSWNAEAPQAVISANRAAFGGSAWPRLDFSRARLVLSFGADFLDGWGSSAAHQLDWADARAKLADAPRMIYIGPRRSLTGLNADEWIPVKPGSELAVANMLRGQMPAAQAAQATGVDQAVLTRLAQEVTAAGGAVLAIAGATSANAGELATAVNAMNAGGLAAADPTMNGAARLATFADVRGVAERLNAGQVSMFFVRGANPAYETPKSLGFAAALAKASNTFKVSFTSYPDETSELCDLVLPDHHPLESWGDAEAGAGMIALQQPAMEPVFDTRQTADVLIALARADQASAARYPQATYREWLMGRFPGGAAGWTAAAPKGVVAGSVLASTAPARPAPTAVRALQGGIEATQGDFYLVLYPSPLLGHGAGANKPWLQELSDPVTKLSWQSWAEIHPMKAKQMGVENGDHLTIQTAAGSITVPAYIYPGVRPDTIAVPLGQGHTAYGRYARAVGVNALDALPVSEDAAGGLVLTATKARVSKAAGHSALVTTEGSARQHGRGIGQAIAVTELGAVAAPGGERAGAIAPQSGGPNTTVPGAGQQGAGEGAGEEHIPGEAKSHFLPGLRSPVAADAQGDYADPTSKDHGMYDPNHPTGMAKRRWAMTIDLARCTGCSACVTACYAENNLPTVGAPWQGRALAPGVWDETPGANIIKGREMTWIRLERYYEGAWNVENAFEPDFDTRFVPMLCQHCGNAPCEPVCPVFATYHSPDGLNVQVYNRCVGTRYCSNNCPYKVRYFNWFGYGEPSRRQYAFPEPLHWQLNPDVTVRGKGVMEKCTFCVQRIREAENRAKLENRSLEADEFTTACAQACPSRAITFGDAADPKWTVAQLANDRRAYHVFEELNTYTAVVYLKKVTHPAPGAPVA; this is encoded by the coding sequence ATGAGCACTGAGACGGGGTCCGGCGGCGTCAAGCGCCGCGACTTCCTCAAGATCGTCGGCGCGACCGGTGCCGCGACCGCGGTCGTCGGGTGCACTTCCGAGAAGGTCGGAAAGCTCATCCCGTACGTCGTGAGCCCGGACGAGACGGTGCCGGGCGTGTCGAACTACTTCGCCACCGTGTGCCGCGAATGCGGCGGCCCGTGTGGCGTGCTCGCCGAAGTGCGCGACGGGCGCGTCATCAAGCTCGAGGGGAATCCCAACCATCCGGGCAATCGCGGCGCGCTCACGGCGCGCTGCCAGTCCGCGGTGCAGGGGCTCTACAACCCCGATCGCTACCGCGCGCCGCTGAAGCGCGTCGGCGGCCGGCTGCAGGCGACGACATGGGCCGACGCGCTCGGCATCCTCGCGCAGCGACTCGGCCAGGTGCGGAGCCAGGGCACCGCCGGCACGGCGGTCTTCATCAATCAGCACGAGCTCGGAAGCTTCCCGGCGTTCCTCGATCAGTGGCTCGCCGGCTACGGCATGCCCGCGCATCTGAGCTGGAACGCCGAAGCGCCGCAGGCGGTCATCTCCGCCAACCGCGCCGCGTTCGGCGGCTCGGCGTGGCCACGGCTCGACTTCTCGCGCGCGCGGCTCGTGCTCAGCTTCGGCGCCGACTTCCTCGACGGGTGGGGAAGCTCCGCGGCGCACCAGCTCGACTGGGCCGACGCGCGCGCCAAGCTCGCCGACGCGCCGCGCATGATCTACATCGGGCCGCGCCGGTCGCTCACGGGGCTGAACGCCGACGAGTGGATCCCGGTGAAGCCGGGGAGCGAGCTCGCCGTCGCGAACATGCTGCGTGGCCAGATGCCCGCCGCGCAGGCCGCGCAGGCGACCGGCGTCGACCAGGCGGTGCTCACGCGCCTCGCGCAGGAGGTCACCGCGGCCGGCGGCGCGGTGCTCGCCATCGCCGGTGCGACCAGCGCGAACGCGGGCGAGCTCGCGACCGCGGTGAACGCGATGAACGCGGGCGGTCTCGCCGCCGCCGACCCGACGATGAACGGCGCCGCGCGCCTCGCGACGTTCGCCGACGTGCGCGGCGTCGCCGAGCGGTTGAACGCGGGGCAGGTGTCGATGTTCTTCGTGCGCGGCGCGAACCCGGCGTACGAGACGCCGAAGTCGCTCGGCTTCGCCGCCGCGCTCGCGAAGGCGTCGAACACGTTCAAGGTCAGCTTCACGAGCTACCCGGACGAGACGAGCGAGCTGTGCGACCTCGTGCTCCCGGACCACCATCCGCTCGAGTCGTGGGGCGACGCGGAGGCGGGCGCCGGCATGATCGCGCTGCAGCAGCCCGCGATGGAGCCGGTGTTCGACACGCGGCAGACGGCGGACGTGCTCATCGCGCTCGCGCGCGCCGACCAGGCGAGCGCCGCGCGCTACCCGCAGGCGACCTACCGCGAGTGGCTCATGGGCCGCTTCCCCGGTGGCGCCGCGGGATGGACCGCGGCGGCGCCGAAGGGCGTCGTCGCCGGCAGCGTGCTCGCGTCGACCGCGCCGGCGCGCCCGGCGCCGACCGCGGTGCGCGCGCTGCAGGGCGGCATCGAGGCGACGCAGGGCGACTTCTACCTCGTGCTCTATCCGTCGCCGCTGCTCGGCCACGGCGCGGGCGCGAACAAGCCGTGGCTGCAGGAGCTCTCGGACCCCGTGACGAAGCTGTCGTGGCAGAGCTGGGCCGAGATCCATCCGATGAAGGCGAAGCAGATGGGCGTCGAGAACGGCGACCATCTCACGATCCAGACGGCGGCCGGCAGCATCACCGTGCCGGCGTACATCTACCCCGGCGTGCGGCCCGACACGATCGCCGTGCCGTTAGGCCAGGGGCACACCGCCTACGGCCGCTACGCGCGCGCGGTCGGCGTGAACGCGCTCGACGCACTGCCGGTGAGCGAGGACGCGGCGGGCGGTCTCGTGCTCACGGCGACGAAGGCGCGCGTGTCGAAGGCGGCCGGGCACAGCGCGCTCGTCACCACCGAGGGCTCGGCGCGCCAGCACGGGCGGGGCATCGGGCAGGCGATCGCCGTCACGGAGCTCGGCGCCGTCGCGGCGCCGGGCGGCGAGCGCGCCGGCGCGATCGCGCCGCAGAGCGGCGGGCCTAACACGACGGTCCCCGGCGCCGGCCAGCAGGGCGCTGGCGAGGGCGCGGGCGAGGAGCACATCCCGGGCGAGGCGAAGTCGCACTTCCTGCCGGGGCTCCGCTCGCCGGTGGCGGCCGACGCGCAGGGCGACTACGCCGACCCGACGTCGAAGGACCACGGGATGTACGACCCGAACCATCCCACGGGGATGGCGAAGCGGCGTTGGGCGATGACGATCGACCTCGCCCGCTGCACCGGGTGCTCGGCGTGCGTCACGGCGTGCTACGCGGAGAACAACCTCCCGACCGTCGGCGCGCCGTGGCAGGGACGCGCGCTCGCGCCAGGCGTGTGGGACGAGACGCCGGGCGCGAACATCATCAAGGGGCGCGAGATGACGTGGATCCGTCTCGAGCGCTACTACGAGGGTGCGTGGAACGTCGAGAACGCGTTCGAGCCCGACTTCGACACGCGCTTCGTGCCGATGCTCTGCCAGCACTGCGGCAACGCGCCGTGCGAGCCGGTGTGCCCCGTGTTCGCGACGTACCACTCGCCGGACGGGCTGAACGTGCAGGTCTACAACCGGTGCGTCGGCACGCGCTACTGCTCGAACAACTGCCCGTACAAGGTCCGCTACTTCAACTGGTTCGGGTACGGTGAGCCGAGCCGGCGGCAGTACGCGTTCCCCGAGCCGCTGCACTGGCAGCTCAATCCCGACGTCACGGTGCGCGGCAAGGGCGTCATGGAGAAGTGCACGTTCTGCGTGCAGCGCATCCGCGAGGCGGAGAACCGCGCGAAGCTGGAGAACCGCTCGCTCGAGGCCGACGAGTTCACGACGGCGTGCGCGCAGGCGTGCCCATCGCGCGCGATCACGTTCGGCGACGCCGCGGATCCGAAGTGGACGGTGGCGCAGCTCGCCAACGACCGCCGCGCGTACCACGTGTTCGAGGAGCTCAACACCTACACGGCGGTGGTCTACTTGAAGAAGGTCACGCATCCGGCGCCCGGCGCGCCGGTGGCCTGA
- a CDS encoding cytochrome c3 family protein, whose protein sequence is MTKRRKWTVIPGFLALAAAATVLSAYSGASSSQGREPEQPIAFPHPTHVKTLGMNCLYCHYSANKSPDPGMPAVGTCVGCHSVIGPDRPASDLGPKRRSAEIEKLWKYADIKGVMMPAGAAARPIPWVRIHKVPDYVQFPHMRHVTAGVTCQSCHGQIQNMARVYQANSLNMGWCVNCHVNGYSPAEGARLAQAPDSVIRAAASQPLKKARYDCAVCHY, encoded by the coding sequence ATGACGAAGAGACGGAAGTGGACGGTGATCCCGGGGTTCCTCGCCCTGGCGGCCGCCGCCACCGTGCTGTCGGCCTACAGCGGCGCATCGAGCTCCCAGGGGCGCGAGCCCGAACAGCCGATCGCGTTTCCGCACCCGACGCACGTCAAGACGTTGGGCATGAACTGCCTGTACTGCCACTACTCGGCGAACAAGTCGCCCGATCCCGGCATGCCGGCCGTCGGGACGTGCGTCGGGTGCCACTCCGTCATCGGGCCCGATCGCCCCGCCTCCGACCTCGGGCCGAAGCGCCGCAGCGCGGAGATCGAGAAGCTCTGGAAGTACGCCGACATCAAGGGCGTCATGATGCCGGCCGGCGCCGCGGCGCGGCCCATCCCGTGGGTGCGCATCCACAAGGTGCCCGACTACGTGCAGTTCCCGCACATGCGCCACGTCACCGCGGGCGTCACGTGCCAGAGCTGTCACGGGCAGATCCAGAACATGGCGCGTGTCTACCAGGCCAACTCGCTGAACATGGGCTGGTGCGTCAACTGCCACGTGAACGGCTACAGCCCGGCCGAGGGCGCGCGGCTCGCCCAGGCACCCGATTCCGTGATCCGCGCCGCCGCGTCGCAGCCCCTCAAGAAGGCGCGCTACGACTGCGCCGTCTGCCACTACTGA
- a CDS encoding amidohydrolase family protein produces the protein MIDANAWIGGFPFRHLPRTDAASLARTLAREGLAGAWVGHLPSAFWRDPTPGNAELYEALAPFADVLRPAPSVRPDWPGWERALRDAVDRGAPAVRAYPVQWGMGAGDASLARLAAACASAGLVLVLTVRFEDLRQRHHLDVGADLSAAYVRALARQRNDARLVLTHAGRELIEEIFWSLTEQERSRLWFDFSCVWGPPEDHLATLFRTIGAERFVFGTGWPLRLAQAPAANLALLPEDLRHTRITSVDELATRGA, from the coding sequence ATGATCGACGCGAACGCGTGGATCGGCGGCTTCCCGTTCCGCCACCTGCCGCGCACCGACGCCGCGTCGCTCGCGCGCACCCTCGCGCGCGAGGGACTCGCTGGCGCATGGGTCGGGCACCTGCCGTCGGCGTTCTGGCGCGACCCGACGCCGGGCAACGCGGAGCTGTACGAGGCGCTCGCGCCGTTCGCCGACGTGCTGCGGCCGGCGCCGAGCGTGCGGCCGGACTGGCCGGGATGGGAGCGCGCGCTGCGCGACGCGGTCGACCGCGGCGCGCCCGCCGTGCGCGCGTACCCGGTGCAGTGGGGCATGGGCGCGGGAGATGCGTCACTCGCGCGGCTGGCCGCGGCATGCGCCTCGGCCGGCCTCGTGCTCGTGCTCACCGTGCGGTTCGAGGACCTGCGCCAACGGCACCATCTCGACGTCGGCGCGGATCTCTCCGCTGCATACGTGCGCGCGCTCGCGAGACAGCGGAACGACGCGCGGCTCGTGCTCACGCACGCCGGCCGCGAACTCATCGAGGAGATCTTCTGGTCGCTCACCGAGCAGGAACGCAGCCGGCTGTGGTTCGACTTCTCCTGCGTGTGGGGGCCGCCGGAGGACCATCTCGCGACGCTGTTCCGGACCATCGGAGCCGAACGATTCGTCTTCGGCACGGGATGGCCGCTCCGTCTCGCGCAGGCGCCGGCCGCCAACCTCGCGCTGCTCCCCGAGGACCTGCGGCACACGCGCATCACGAGCGTCGACGAACTCGCGACGCGCGGCGCGTGA
- a CDS encoding amidohydrolase family protein, translated as MTVVEEVDLVARTLADGVAGLPSASPLAGPEPLVDVHAHFYHVRSPRGDWAAVNLARMRAGERIGVSWHVASVLGTWGHTSPTYFPSPDDVTYGNDVMLAIARAAPRRVRAYATVNPNFPRHALDEIARCVDGGAIGVKLAASRRADDPLLDDIAALAGERGLPILHHIWQWRRRDWPMQEASDGEELGRLAARHPRTRFILAHVGGGGDYMHTYHAVAELPNVFLDLSGSGVDRGMLDGALAAVGPRRLLWACDVTMETGLAKLRAVETLGLSADDLAAVRWRNAASIFPAGAFEGLTP; from the coding sequence GTGACCGTCGTGGAGGAGGTGGATCTCGTCGCGCGCACGCTCGCCGACGGCGTCGCGGGGCTTCCGTCGGCATCGCCGCTCGCCGGCCCCGAGCCGCTCGTCGACGTGCATGCGCACTTCTATCACGTACGGAGCCCGCGCGGCGACTGGGCGGCGGTGAACCTCGCGCGGATGCGCGCGGGCGAGCGGATCGGCGTGTCGTGGCACGTGGCGTCGGTGCTCGGTACATGGGGGCACACCTCGCCGACGTACTTCCCGTCGCCGGACGACGTGACGTACGGCAACGACGTCATGCTCGCCATCGCGCGCGCCGCGCCGCGCCGCGTGCGCGCGTACGCCACGGTGAACCCCAACTTTCCGCGCCACGCGCTCGACGAGATCGCGCGCTGCGTGGACGGCGGCGCGATCGGCGTGAAGCTCGCCGCGAGCCGTCGCGCCGACGACCCGCTGCTCGACGACATCGCGGCGCTCGCCGGCGAGCGCGGGCTCCCGATCCTGCACCACATCTGGCAGTGGCGGCGGCGCGACTGGCCGATGCAGGAGGCGTCCGACGGCGAGGAGCTCGGCCGACTCGCGGCGCGCCACCCGCGCACGCGCTTCATCCTCGCGCACGTCGGCGGCGGCGGCGACTACATGCACACGTACCACGCGGTGGCGGAGCTGCCTAACGTCTTTCTCGATCTCTCCGGCTCCGGCGTCGACCGCGGCATGCTCGACGGGGCGCTCGCCGCCGTCGGGCCGCGTCGCCTACTGTGGGCGTGCGACGTCACCATGGAGACGGGGCTCGCGAAGCTGCGCGCGGTCGAGACGCTCGGACTCTCGGCGGACGACCTCGCGGCGGTCCGCTGGCGCAACGCGGCGTCGATCTTTCCGGCCGGCGCGTTCGAGGGCCTCACGCCATGA
- a CDS encoding aminotransferase class III-fold pyridoxal phosphate-dependent enzyme, protein MSDREWRERAERVVAAGASTGSKRPATMFGGEHHDAPSHFVRALGCRVVTVDGATLIDCTMALGAVALGYADDEVVRRVWRVAANGSVAGLNHILEVEIAERLCAVVPCGERALFTKSGAEGVAAAVRLARTYTGRDVVVGSGYFGWLDWCSDSAGVPDGVKRDFVAVPWGDSGALGAAVAAAGDRLAAIVVEPVVEREPPDGWLAHARALADRARAVLVFDEIKTGFRLHPGGYQAIAGVTPDVAVFGKALANGFPLAAVVGHADVMEAARHTWISGTLAGEAVALAAAQAVLDRHEREDVCPRLRGVGARMRGAVVDALDHAGIAGVGVEGLDPMWFIRWSDAARETRFLAGAREAGVLFKRGAYDYAALAHDDEEAISAIGQAAAAGFDAVRRLDTEGQ, encoded by the coding sequence GTGAGCGATCGCGAGTGGCGCGAGCGTGCCGAGCGGGTCGTCGCCGCCGGCGCGTCCACCGGGAGCAAGCGGCCGGCGACGATGTTCGGCGGCGAGCACCACGACGCGCCGTCGCACTTCGTCCGCGCGCTCGGCTGCCGCGTGGTGACCGTGGACGGCGCGACGCTCATCGACTGCACGATGGCGCTCGGCGCCGTCGCGCTCGGGTACGCGGACGACGAGGTCGTGCGGCGCGTCTGGCGCGTCGCCGCGAACGGCAGCGTCGCGGGGCTCAATCACATCCTCGAGGTCGAGATCGCCGAGCGCCTGTGCGCGGTCGTGCCGTGTGGTGAGCGCGCGCTGTTCACGAAGAGCGGTGCCGAGGGCGTCGCCGCCGCGGTGCGGCTCGCGCGCACCTACACCGGCCGTGACGTCGTCGTCGGCAGCGGCTACTTCGGGTGGCTGGACTGGTGCAGCGACTCGGCCGGTGTGCCGGACGGCGTCAAGCGCGACTTCGTCGCCGTGCCGTGGGGCGACTCCGGCGCGTTAGGCGCTGCCGTCGCCGCGGCCGGCGATCGTCTCGCCGCGATCGTCGTCGAGCCGGTGGTCGAGCGTGAGCCGCCGGACGGCTGGCTCGCACATGCACGCGCGCTCGCCGACCGCGCGCGCGCGGTCCTCGTGTTCGACGAGATCAAGACCGGATTCCGCCTCCACCCCGGTGGCTATCAGGCGATCGCCGGCGTCACGCCGGACGTCGCGGTGTTCGGCAAGGCGCTGGCGAATGGCTTCCCGCTCGCCGCGGTCGTCGGACACGCCGACGTCATGGAGGCGGCGCGGCACACGTGGATCTCCGGCACGCTCGCCGGCGAGGCGGTCGCGCTCGCGGCGGCGCAGGCGGTGCTCGACCGCCACGAGCGCGAGGACGTCTGTCCGCGGCTGCGCGGCGTCGGTGCGCGCATGCGCGGTGCCGTCGTCGACGCGCTCGACCACGCTGGTATCGCCGGCGTCGGCGTCGAGGGACTCGATCCCATGTGGTTCATTCGCTGGAGCGACGCGGCGCGGGAGACGCGCTTCCTCGCCGGCGCGCGTGAGGCGGGGGTGCTGTTCAAGCGCGGCGCGTACGACTACGCGGCGCTCGCGCACGACGACGAGGAAGCGATCTCCGCGATCGGCCAGGCCGCCGCGGCGGGCTTCGATGCCGTGCGGCGACTCGACACGGAGGGACAGTGA